A single region of the Bacillus cereus genome encodes:
- a CDS encoding PAS domain-containing sensor histidine kinase: protein MNARLMELIDVSTIETMAEQFYNLTNISHQLLDAENECIFSFGINEMKVCKLPKIEIPIFLYNQYLGSFVVWSEKSEIFHCKKYFEMLSNLIIDGEKKVFQTQNTSLLSRKEEELHTILQNMPVMVDALDYNGDFVLWNRECEIVTGYTSEEIIGNPDALRLLYPDHNYRNQIQNKFLTCGKNFRDWEMRLTCKNGEIKTIMWSNISEQFPVKGFSYWAVGVDITHLKAIEEQLIQQTSELELIFKALPDLCFLTEDDGTIIDYKAGSPTKFYVPAEAFMGKKFYEILPSAVAQQFQEAIRQLKEEGKNVIVEYPLTLNGSIDFFEARCLPLLQDKIMIIVRDITERKKAEELLNKSDTLAAIGQLAAGVAHEVRNPLTVIKGFIQLFQINKEDQEKYFDLMLSEIERIEAILQEFLSIAKTDEINTEKKNIYQIFKNVVSLINTKAIMTNIQVELFTDSKEIIIECSENQLKQVFINILQNSIEAMLDGGKISIHIKEIHKNGVIISVIDEGIGIPEERIKRLGEPFYSTKEKGTGIGLMLSYKIIESHQGTISIMSEVGVGTTVTIYLPKIQSKQSLSNCDDRCISIRSNINS from the coding sequence ATGAATGCGCGGCTAATGGAACTTATTGATGTGAGTACAATAGAAACCATGGCAGAACAATTTTATAATTTAACCAACATATCACATCAACTTCTTGATGCTGAAAACGAATGTATATTTTCATTTGGAATTAATGAAATGAAAGTATGTAAACTTCCCAAAATTGAAATCCCCATTTTCTTATACAATCAATATTTAGGGTCTTTTGTTGTATGGTCCGAAAAAAGCGAAATCTTCCATTGTAAAAAATATTTCGAAATGCTTTCTAACCTCATTATAGACGGGGAAAAAAAAGTATTTCAAACCCAAAATACATCGTTACTTTCTCGAAAAGAGGAAGAATTACATACGATCTTACAAAATATGCCCGTTATGGTTGATGCGCTTGACTACAATGGAGATTTTGTTTTGTGGAATCGAGAATGTGAGATTGTAACAGGCTATACTTCTGAAGAAATAATTGGAAATCCAGACGCACTTCGATTACTGTATCCTGACCATAATTATCGCAATCAAATACAAAATAAATTTTTGACTTGCGGAAAAAATTTTAGAGATTGGGAAATGCGTTTAACATGTAAAAATGGAGAAATTAAAACGATAATGTGGTCCAATATATCAGAGCAGTTTCCTGTAAAAGGATTTAGTTACTGGGCTGTTGGTGTAGATATTACACATTTAAAAGCGATAGAAGAGCAATTAATACAACAAACTTCTGAATTAGAATTAATTTTTAAAGCTTTACCAGATTTATGTTTTTTAACAGAAGATGATGGGACAATTATAGATTATAAAGCAGGATCTCCTACAAAATTTTACGTACCCGCAGAAGCTTTTATGGGAAAGAAGTTTTACGAAATATTACCATCTGCAGTAGCGCAGCAATTTCAAGAAGCAATTCGCCAATTGAAAGAAGAAGGAAAGAATGTAATTGTAGAATATCCTCTAACACTTAATGGAAGTATCGATTTCTTTGAAGCTAGATGTTTACCATTATTACAAGATAAAATTATGATTATTGTACGTGATATTACAGAGCGGAAAAAGGCAGAAGAATTGCTAAATAAATCAGATACACTTGCGGCAATTGGTCAATTGGCAGCCGGTGTAGCTCATGAAGTGAGAAACCCATTAACTGTAATTAAAGGATTTATACAGTTATTCCAAATTAATAAAGAAGATCAAGAAAAATATTTTGACCTTATGCTTTCCGAAATAGAAAGAATAGAAGCAATCCTCCAAGAGTTTTTGTCGATTGCTAAAACTGATGAAATAAATACAGAAAAGAAAAATATTTATCAAATTTTTAAAAATGTCGTATCACTAATTAATACAAAAGCAATCATGACAAATATTCAAGTTGAACTATTTACAGATTCCAAGGAGATAATCATTGAATGCTCAGAAAATCAATTGAAACAAGTATTTATTAATATTTTGCAAAATTCAATTGAAGCAATGCTAGATGGTGGGAAAATTTCAATCCATATAAAAGAAATACATAAAAATGGTGTCATTATTAGTGTAATAGATGAAGGAATAGGAATACCTGAAGAAAGAATTAAAAGATTAGGTGAACCTTTTTATAGTACGAAAGAAAAGGGTACCGGTATTGGATTGATGTTAAGTTATAAAATTATTGAAAGTCATCAAGGAACAATAAGTATAATGAGTGAGGTTGGCGTCGGGACAACTGTAACTATTTACTTGCCGAAAATTCAGAGTAAACAATCTCTATCAAATTGTGATGATAGATGTATTTCAATACGTTC